A portion of the Anoxybacillus gonensis genome contains these proteins:
- the recN gene encoding DNA repair protein RecN, whose translation MLAELSIKNFAIIESLSLSFEKGLTVLTGETGAGKSIIIDAIHLLIGGRGSAEFVRYGETKAEIEGLFLLEQDDHPCYSKCAELGIDISDSMIVLRRELTVNGKSVCRVNGKLVTIATLREIGSTLVDIHGQHEHQELLDESKHLHLLDEYGGEHIRDALEEYGALYATYERVKRQLQKLNENEQQMAHRLDLLTFQLDEIQKADLQIDEDERLMEERRKIVNFQKIYEALQSSYEALYGEQRGLDWIGLAMNHLDHVSDIDASVKQAQEVVSNCYYLLEEVAHQLREQLDQLEYDPLRLDEIESRLNEINHLKRKYGQTVRDILEYAAKVEEEIETIQHRDDHIHKLQTELQSITADLLVEAKHISELRMQYAKQLIDDIHQELKDLYMEKTTFDVVFRKRQGSYDDPLLDGTPVKLQANGMDEVEFYISTNPGEPLKPLAKVASGGELSRMMLALKSIFSKHQGVTSIIFDEVDTGVSGRVAQAIAEKIYRVARHSQVLCISHLPQVAAMADTHLFIAKETIDGRTKTTVEALNEEEKINEISRMISGVEITELTKQHARELLQLAEKIKNETV comes from the coding sequence ATGTTAGCAGAGTTATCCATTAAAAATTTTGCGATTATTGAATCGCTCTCGCTTTCATTTGAAAAAGGATTAACGGTTTTAACAGGAGAAACGGGAGCGGGAAAATCCATCATTATTGATGCCATTCACTTATTAATTGGCGGACGAGGTTCCGCAGAGTTTGTTCGATACGGGGAAACAAAAGCGGAAATTGAAGGATTATTTTTGCTTGAACAAGATGACCATCCGTGTTACAGCAAATGCGCGGAACTTGGCATCGATATAAGCGACAGCATGATTGTGCTTCGACGGGAGCTAACAGTAAACGGAAAAAGCGTTTGTCGGGTAAATGGAAAATTAGTAACGATTGCGACGTTGCGCGAAATTGGTTCAACGCTCGTGGATATTCACGGGCAACATGAGCATCAAGAGTTGCTCGATGAAAGTAAACATTTACACTTATTAGACGAATATGGAGGCGAGCATATTCGTGACGCGTTAGAAGAATATGGAGCGTTATATGCTACATATGAACGAGTGAAGCGTCAACTGCAAAAATTAAATGAAAATGAGCAACAAATGGCACATCGATTAGATTTGTTAACATTTCAGTTAGATGAAATTCAAAAAGCAGATTTGCAAATAGATGAAGATGAACGGCTGATGGAAGAACGACGAAAAATCGTTAACTTCCAAAAAATATACGAGGCGTTACAAAGCAGTTATGAGGCGCTTTATGGAGAGCAACGTGGACTAGATTGGATTGGATTAGCGATGAACCATTTAGACCATGTGAGCGATATCGATGCCTCAGTGAAACAAGCTCAAGAAGTCGTATCGAATTGCTATTACTTGTTAGAAGAAGTCGCTCACCAACTACGTGAACAGTTAGATCAATTAGAATACGATCCGCTTCGGCTGGACGAAATTGAAAGTCGCTTAAATGAAATTAATCATTTAAAACGAAAATACGGTCAAACGGTGCGCGACATTTTAGAGTACGCTGCAAAAGTGGAAGAAGAAATCGAAACGATTCAACATCGCGATGACCACATTCATAAATTACAGACTGAGCTCCAATCGATTACGGCTGATTTGCTCGTTGAAGCGAAACATATTAGCGAATTGCGTATGCAATATGCGAAACAACTCATCGATGACATTCATCAAGAGCTAAAAGATTTATACATGGAAAAAACGACGTTTGATGTCGTTTTTCGAAAACGTCAAGGATCGTACGATGATCCGCTGCTCGATGGAACACCTGTTAAATTGCAGGCAAACGGAATGGATGAAGTTGAGTTTTACATTTCGACAAACCCCGGGGAACCGTTAAAGCCGCTTGCCAAAGTCGCATCGGGCGGGGAGTTATCGCGCATGATGCTTGCTTTGAAAAGTATTTTTTCTAAACATCAAGGTGTGACGTCCATTATTTTTGATGAAGTAGATACAGGAGTAAGTGGGCGCGTCGCTCAAGCCATTGCAGAAAAAATTTATCGCGTCGCACGTCATTCTCAAGTATTATGTATTTCGCACTTGCCACAAGTTGCAGCGATGGCAGATACGCATTTATTTATCGCAAAAGAAACGATCGATGGACGGACGAAAACAACTGTCGAGGCGTTAAATGAAGAAGAAAAAATTAACGAAATAAGTCGGATGATTTCTGGGGTGGAAATTACAGAACTGACGAAACAGCATGCGCGTGAGTTGTTACAATTAGCGGAAAAAATCAAAAATGAAACAGTATGA
- the ahrC gene encoding transcriptional regulator AhrC/ArgR, translating to MNKGQRHIKIREIISNHDIETQDELVDMLRKEGFNVTQATVSRDIKELHLVKVPMMDGRYKYSLPADQRFNPLQKLKRALMDAFVKIDGAGHLLVMKTLPGNAHAIGVLLDHLEWDEIVGTICGDDTCLIICRTPEDTEVISKRLLDML from the coding sequence TTGAATAAAGGACAACGTCATATTAAAATTCGTGAAATTATTTCAAATCACGATATTGAAACACAAGATGAACTTGTGGATATGTTGCGCAAAGAAGGCTTTAACGTGACACAAGCCACCGTGTCTCGCGACATTAAAGAACTTCATTTAGTGAAAGTCCCAATGATGGATGGGAGATATAAATATAGCCTCCCTGCTGATCAACGATTTAATCCATTGCAAAAATTAAAGCGAGCGCTCATGGATGCGTTTGTGAAAATTGATGGGGCTGGTCATTTGCTTGTCATGAAGACGTTGCCGGGCAATGCGCATGCCATTGGTGTGCTTCTTGATCATTTAGAGTGGGATGAAATTGTTGGAACGATTTGTGGCGATGATACGTGTTTAATTATTTGCCGCACGCCAGAAGATACAGAAGTCATTTCTAAACGATTGTTGGACATGCTGTAA
- a CDS encoding TlyA family RNA methyltransferase, whose protein sequence is MKGKKERLDVLLVERGLAETREKAKRTIMAGLVYSNERRLDKPGEKVPVDIPLTVKGNAIPYVSRGGLKLEKALRAFSLHVEDKIMLDIGASTGGFTDCALQNGVKLSYALDVGYNQLAWKLRQDERVVVMERTNFRYVTPSDFQHGLPNFATIDVSFISLKLILPVLKTILVPHSDVVALVKPQFEAGKEFVGKKGIVRDARVHVHVLHTITAFAKQEGYDIIGLTYSPITGGDGNIEFLLHLRWEGKEVGENRLTVSPEEVVVRAHDELKENNEHAGE, encoded by the coding sequence ATGAAAGGGAAGAAAGAACGTTTAGATGTATTGCTTGTCGAACGTGGATTGGCTGAAACGCGTGAAAAAGCGAAACGAACGATTATGGCCGGTCTTGTATATTCGAATGAAAGGCGGCTTGATAAACCGGGGGAAAAAGTACCTGTTGACATTCCGCTGACGGTGAAAGGAAATGCGATCCCGTATGTCAGTCGCGGGGGACTGAAACTTGAGAAAGCGTTACGAGCGTTTTCGCTTCATGTTGAAGATAAAATAATGCTCGATATTGGTGCATCGACCGGCGGATTCACAGACTGTGCGTTGCAAAACGGGGTGAAGTTGTCGTACGCTCTTGACGTTGGATACAATCAGCTTGCGTGGAAACTGCGTCAAGATGAGCGTGTCGTTGTCATGGAGCGGACAAACTTCCGCTACGTGACGCCGAGCGACTTTCAACACGGCTTGCCAAACTTCGCAACAATTGACGTGTCGTTTATCTCATTGAAGCTCATTCTCCCTGTTTTAAAAACGATTTTAGTGCCGCATAGCGATGTTGTCGCTTTAGTCAAACCACAGTTTGAAGCGGGAAAAGAGTTCGTTGGAAAAAAAGGAATCGTTCGTGATGCGCGCGTTCACGTTCACGTGCTTCATACGATTACGGCATTTGCCAAACAAGAAGGGTACGATATCATTGGATTAACGTACTCGCCGATTACAGGTGGGGATGGAAATATTGAATTTTTACTTCATTTACGTTGGGAAGGTAAGGAAGTAGGAGAAAATCGCTTGACGGTTTCTCCAGAAGAAGTTGTTGTGAGGGCGCATGATGAACTGAAAGAAAATAACGAACATGCGGGGGAATAA
- the dxs gene encoding 1-deoxy-D-xylulose-5-phosphate synthase, with amino-acid sequence MDVTAIQNPNFLKHMSNEQLVQLSEQIRQFLIEKLSKTGGHIGPNLGVVELTIALHKVFDSPKDKLIWDVGHQSYVHKILTGRANQFDTLRQYKGLCGFPKRSESEHDVWETGHSSTSLSAAMGMAIARDLKGTDEYIVPIIGDGALTGGMALEALNHIGHEKKDIIVILNDNEMSIAPNVGALHNVLGRLRTAGKYHWVKDELEMLLKKIPAVGGKLAATAERVKDSIKYLLVSGVFFEELGFTYFGPVDGHDFEDLFENLHYAKKTKGPVLVHVITKKGKGYHPAENDKVGTWHGTGPYKIETGDFIQSKQSAPSWSALVSETVRKLAREDRRIVAITPAMPVGSKLEGFASEFPERMYDVGIAEQHAATMAAGLATQGMKPFLAIYSTFLQRAYDQVVHDICRQNLNVFLGIDRAGLVGADGETHQGVFDIAFLRHIPNIVLMMPKDENEGQHMVYTAIQYDDGPIAMRFPRGNGLGVPMDEQLKNIPIGTWEVLREGTDVAILTFGTTIPMALQAAERLANDGISVQVVNARFIKPLDEQMLHTLLQKNMPLLTIEEAVLQGGFGSAVLEFAHDHGYHGAIIDRMGIPDRFIEHGGVSQLLEEIGLTTEHVMERIYLLTPKKRKRA; translated from the coding sequence TTGGATGTTACAGCGATTCAAAATCCGAATTTTTTAAAGCACATGTCAAACGAACAGCTCGTTCAATTAAGTGAGCAAATTCGACAATTTTTAATTGAAAAATTATCAAAAACAGGTGGACATATTGGCCCGAATTTAGGGGTCGTCGAATTGACGATTGCGCTTCATAAAGTGTTCGACAGCCCAAAAGATAAGCTCATTTGGGATGTTGGTCATCAATCGTACGTGCATAAAATTTTAACAGGTCGTGCAAATCAGTTTGATACGTTGCGACAATATAAAGGGTTATGTGGTTTTCCGAAACGAAGTGAAAGTGAGCACGACGTATGGGAGACAGGACATAGCTCGACATCGTTGTCCGCTGCTATGGGAATGGCGATTGCGCGCGATTTAAAAGGAACAGACGAATATATCGTTCCGATTATTGGAGATGGTGCATTAACAGGCGGAATGGCACTAGAAGCGTTAAATCATATCGGACATGAGAAAAAAGACATCATCGTTATTTTAAACGATAACGAAATGTCAATTGCTCCAAACGTCGGTGCGCTCCACAACGTGCTTGGTCGTCTGCGAACAGCAGGAAAGTATCATTGGGTAAAAGATGAATTAGAAATGTTATTAAAGAAAATCCCAGCTGTCGGTGGGAAGCTTGCGGCAACGGCGGAACGAGTCAAAGATAGCATTAAATATTTGCTCGTTTCAGGTGTGTTTTTTGAAGAGTTAGGCTTTACGTATTTCGGACCGGTAGATGGCCATGATTTTGAAGATTTATTTGAAAACTTACATTATGCGAAAAAGACGAAAGGACCTGTTCTTGTTCACGTCATTACGAAAAAAGGAAAAGGATATCATCCGGCAGAAAACGATAAAGTGGGAACGTGGCACGGAACGGGACCGTATAAAATTGAAACAGGTGATTTCATCCAATCAAAGCAATCTGCTCCTTCTTGGAGTGCGCTCGTTAGTGAAACGGTACGTAAATTAGCGCGCGAAGATCGCCGCATCGTTGCCATCACGCCTGCGATGCCGGTTGGATCAAAATTAGAAGGGTTTGCAAGTGAATTTCCGGAGCGTATGTATGACGTCGGTATCGCTGAACAACATGCGGCGACAATGGCTGCCGGTTTAGCCACGCAAGGGATGAAACCGTTTTTAGCGATTTATTCAACTTTTTTGCAACGTGCGTATGACCAAGTCGTTCACGATATTTGTCGCCAAAACTTAAACGTGTTTCTTGGAATCGACCGAGCGGGGCTTGTTGGTGCTGACGGGGAAACGCATCAAGGAGTGTTTGATATCGCCTTTTTACGTCACATTCCAAACATCGTATTAATGATGCCAAAAGATGAAAATGAAGGGCAACATATGGTATATACAGCTATTCAATACGATGATGGCCCGATTGCGATGCGTTTTCCGCGCGGCAACGGTCTCGGTGTGCCGATGGATGAACAATTAAAAAACATTCCGATCGGCACATGGGAAGTGTTGCGTGAAGGAACAGACGTTGCCATTTTAACGTTTGGCACGACGATTCCGATGGCGCTTCAAGCGGCTGAGCGCCTAGCGAATGACGGCATTTCTGTGCAAGTTGTGAATGCTCGTTTTATTAAGCCACTAGATGAACAAATGTTGCACACGTTGCTACAAAAAAATATGCCGTTACTCACAATTGAAGAAGCGGTGTTGCAAGGTGGATTTGGTAGCGCGGTACTTGAATTTGCTCATGATCATGGATATCATGGAGCGATTATCGATCGAATGGGCATTCCGGACCGTTTTATTGAACATGGCGGTGTTTCACAGTTGCTCGAAGAAATTGGGTTGACGACAGAACATGTAATGGAACGCATTTATTTATTAACTCCGAAAAAAAGAAAAAGGGCATGA
- a CDS encoding polyprenyl synthetase family protein codes for MESLLRQYKSQIEQQLPAYIESLQAPQTIKEAMLYSLQAGGKRIRPLLLLSTLQAFQKPVHIGLPTACALEMIHTYSLIHDDLPSMDNDDLRRGKPTNHKVFGEANAILAGDALLTYAFQVVADDEAISPDVKVRLISELAKAAGPEGMVGGQVADLEGEGKTISLQQLEYIHRHKTGKLLQYSVRAGAILGEATEQQLTLLTTFADHLGLAFQIRDDILDIEGDEQKIGKKVGSDIENDKSTYPSLLTLDGAKKKLHDHMKEARKLLDEAKIDASLLHYICDVIETRDH; via the coding sequence TTGGAATCGTTATTGCGACAATATAAATCACAAATTGAACAGCAGCTTCCTGCTTATATTGAATCGTTACAAGCGCCTCAAACGATCAAAGAGGCAATGTTATATTCGTTGCAAGCAGGCGGAAAGCGCATTCGTCCTCTTTTATTGCTTTCAACGTTACAAGCGTTTCAGAAGCCCGTACACATCGGGCTGCCAACGGCCTGTGCGCTCGAAATGATTCATACGTATTCGCTCATTCATGATGATTTGCCAAGTATGGATAACGACGATTTACGGCGCGGTAAACCGACAAACCATAAAGTGTTCGGTGAAGCGAACGCCATTTTAGCGGGCGATGCGTTGCTGACATACGCTTTTCAAGTTGTAGCAGATGACGAAGCCATTTCACCAGATGTAAAAGTTCGCCTCATTTCGGAATTAGCGAAAGCGGCTGGACCTGAAGGAATGGTCGGGGGACAAGTAGCTGACCTTGAAGGAGAAGGAAAAACGATTAGTTTACAGCAACTAGAATACATTCACCGTCATAAAACAGGAAAGTTGTTGCAATACAGCGTTCGGGCAGGTGCGATATTAGGAGAAGCAACGGAACAACAATTAACATTGTTGACGACGTTTGCCGATCATCTCGGTTTAGCGTTTCAAATTCGTGACGACATTTTAGACATCGAAGGAGACGAACAAAAAATCGGAAAAAAAGTGGGTAGCGACATCGAAAATGATAAATCGACGTATCCTTCTCTTTTGACGCTTGATGGAGCAAAGAAAAAACTTCACGATCATATGAAAGAAGCGCGCAAACTTCTTGACGAAGCTAAAATCGATGCGTCGTTATTACATTACATTTGCGATGTCATCGAAACGCGCGATCATTAA
- a CDS encoding exodeoxyribonuclease VII small subunit, which produces MTFEEAMSKLEEIVQKLEEGDVPLEEAIHFFQEGMKLSKFCHDKLQQVEKQMEFILREDGQLEPFTVQEE; this is translated from the coding sequence ATGACATTTGAGGAAGCGATGAGTAAACTAGAAGAAATTGTGCAAAAGTTAGAAGAAGGAGACGTTCCGCTTGAAGAAGCGATTCACTTTTTCCAAGAGGGGATGAAATTGTCGAAGTTTTGTCACGACAAACTACAACAAGTAGAAAAACAAATGGAATTTATTTTACGAGAAGATGGGCAGCTTGAACCGTTTACGGTGCAGGAGGAATAG
- the xseA gene encoding exodeoxyribonuclease VII large subunit yields the protein MAEMRYVTVAALTKYIKRKFEVDSHLQDLWIKGEISNFTYHSRGHMYFTLKDEQARIQAVMFAGYNRQLTFKPENGMTVLVRGEISVYEPSGTYQVYVKEMQPDGVGALYLAYEQLKKKLEQEGLFAKEHKKPIPKFPQHIGVVTSPTGAAIRDILTTIRRRYPLAKVILFPTLVQGEQAPLSIVQSIQKANDIGYIDVLIVGRGGGSIEELWAFNEEMVARAIFHSRVPIISAVGHETDYTIADFVADLRAPTPTGAAELAVPHVADLLLRVSDQQARLIRAMKERMNAEQKRLQSLRSSYAFRYPKRLYEQKEQQLDMLVDRLQRQMNDMFKQKEHKLQQLQLTLFAHHPQSRVEKAVDRVRTLEQTIVRHMNDVIKQKKWSLATAMAKLDALSPLKIMERGYSLAYDEQETLIKTVKQLQEGDRVHIRFQDGRAHCIVSNIEEEKI from the coding sequence GTGGCAGAAATGAGATATGTAACAGTGGCAGCGTTAACGAAATACATTAAACGGAAATTTGAAGTTGACTCTCATTTGCAAGATTTATGGATTAAAGGGGAAATTTCAAACTTTACATATCATTCGCGTGGGCATATGTACTTTACTTTAAAAGACGAACAAGCGCGCATTCAAGCGGTCATGTTTGCGGGATATAATCGACAGTTAACATTTAAACCGGAAAACGGAATGACCGTACTTGTGCGCGGGGAAATTTCCGTGTACGAGCCGAGCGGAACGTATCAAGTATATGTAAAAGAGATGCAGCCGGATGGTGTTGGCGCGCTGTATTTAGCGTATGAGCAATTAAAAAAGAAACTAGAACAAGAAGGATTATTTGCTAAGGAACATAAAAAGCCGATTCCGAAATTTCCGCAACATATTGGCGTTGTCACATCGCCAACAGGAGCGGCCATTCGCGATATTTTAACGACGATTCGTCGCCGCTATCCGCTAGCGAAAGTCATTTTGTTTCCGACGCTCGTTCAAGGGGAACAAGCTCCGTTATCGATCGTTCAATCGATTCAAAAAGCGAATGACATCGGATATATCGATGTGCTGATCGTCGGTCGTGGTGGCGGCTCGATTGAAGAGCTTTGGGCGTTTAATGAAGAAATGGTAGCGCGCGCGATTTTTCATTCGCGCGTTCCGATTATTTCTGCTGTCGGACATGAAACGGATTATACGATCGCTGACTTTGTTGCCGACTTGCGAGCACCGACACCGACGGGGGCAGCAGAGCTTGCTGTGCCGCATGTCGCTGATTTGCTTTTGCGTGTATCGGACCAACAAGCTCGCCTCATTCGAGCGATGAAAGAGCGAATGAACGCGGAGCAAAAACGGTTGCAATCGTTACGTTCATCGTATGCGTTTCGCTATCCGAAACGGCTGTATGAACAAAAGGAACAACAGCTAGATATGCTAGTTGATCGATTGCAAAGACAAATGAATGATATGTTCAAACAAAAAGAACATAAGCTTCAACAATTGCAGCTTACGTTATTTGCTCATCATCCACAATCGCGAGTCGAAAAAGCGGTCGATCGTGTCCGCACGTTAGAACAGACGATCGTTCGCCATATGAACGATGTAATTAAACAAAAAAAATGGTCGCTTGCCACAGCGATGGCAAAACTCGATGCGCTCAGTCCGCTAAAAATTATGGAGCGCGGATATAGCCTTGCATACGATGAGCAAGAAACGCTCATTAAGACAGTAAAACAACTGCAAGAAGGGGATCGCGTTCATATCCGTTTTCAAGATGGACGTGCACATTGCATTGTTTCGAATATTGAGGAGGAGAAAATATGA
- the folD gene encoding bifunctional methylenetetrahydrofolate dehydrogenase/methenyltetrahydrofolate cyclohydrolase FolD, giving the protein MAAQIINGFELAKEKRAQLAKEVEQLKQQGIEPALAVILVGDHPASQSYVKAKQKACEEIGIRSILLTFPNDISEAFLLEQIARLNEDQSVHGILVQLPLPKQMNELHIIEAIAPEKDVDGFHPLNIGRMMTGQKTFLPCTPYGILYMVQSLQVDIAGKHVVVVGRSNIVGKPVGQLFLREHATVTYCHSRTNDLAAITRQADILIVAVGKPKLITSQYVKEGAIVIDVGVNRLESGKLCGDVDFDDVKEIASYITPVPKGVGPMTITMLLHNTIQAARELHK; this is encoded by the coding sequence ATGGCAGCACAAATCATTAACGGTTTTGAACTAGCAAAAGAAAAGCGCGCACAATTAGCAAAAGAAGTCGAGCAGTTAAAACAACAAGGCATTGAGCCTGCCTTAGCAGTTATTCTCGTTGGAGACCATCCCGCTTCACAATCGTATGTAAAAGCGAAACAAAAAGCATGTGAAGAAATTGGAATTCGTTCGATTTTACTTACTTTTCCAAACGACATATCCGAAGCGTTTTTGCTAGAGCAAATCGCTCGTTTAAATGAAGACCAATCGGTGCACGGCATTTTAGTTCAATTGCCGCTACCAAAACAAATGAATGAATTACATATCATTGAAGCGATCGCACCAGAAAAAGATGTCGATGGGTTCCATCCGTTAAATATTGGACGAATGATGACGGGGCAGAAGACGTTTTTACCTTGTACACCGTATGGCATTTTATATATGGTTCAATCTTTGCAAGTCGATATTGCCGGAAAACATGTCGTCGTTGTCGGTCGTAGCAACATCGTTGGTAAACCGGTTGGACAGCTGTTTTTACGCGAACACGCAACGGTCACGTACTGTCATTCGCGCACAAACGATTTAGCAGCGATCACGCGCCAAGCGGATATTTTAATCGTCGCTGTCGGCAAACCGAAGCTTATTACGTCACAATATGTGAAAGAAGGAGCAATTGTGATCGACGTTGGCGTCAATCGATTAGAAAGCGGAAAATTGTGTGGGGATGTCGATTTTGACGATGTAAAAGAAATAGCAAGCTACATTACTCCTGTGCCAAAAGGGGTTGGACCAATGACGATTACGATGTTGTTGCACAACACGATACAAGCTGCGCGTGAACTACATAAATAA
- the nusB gene encoding transcription antitermination factor NusB, whose amino-acid sequence MKRHTAREKALQALFQIDVGGIEPHAAIANVAEEETDPFMEMLVFGVVEHQKEIDDLLRQHLEKWTLERVANVDRSILRMAVFEMKYMDDIPFNVSMDEAIELAKVFGDEKSSRFVNGVLAKIKETLS is encoded by the coding sequence ATGAAACGGCATACAGCAAGAGAAAAAGCGTTGCAAGCATTGTTTCAAATTGATGTGGGAGGCATTGAACCACATGCGGCGATTGCAAACGTCGCTGAAGAAGAGACGGATCCATTTATGGAAATGCTTGTTTTCGGCGTGGTGGAACATCAAAAGGAAATTGACGACTTATTACGTCAACATTTAGAAAAATGGACATTAGAGCGCGTAGCGAATGTCGATCGTTCCATTTTACGCATGGCTGTATTTGAAATGAAATATATGGATGACATCCCGTTCAATGTAAGCATGGATGAAGCGATTGAATTAGCAAAAGTGTTTGGTGATGAAAAATCAAGTCGTTTTGTTAACGGCGTACTTGCAAAAATAAAAGAAACATTGTCTTAA